CGCCGGTATAATGTTTGCCGTCGCGCAGATCGTTTAGGGCAAAACCGGTCGTTGAGGGCGAAATATTGTAAGCCACCAGATGCGTCACCCCCAATCCGTTCGCGCCTTCCGGATCGTGAACCAGCAGGGCAAAACTTTTTGTACTGGCTGGCGGGTTACTCCACACCAGCGCGGGCGACTGATTCTCACCGGTACAGTTGGGATTATTGCTGGCGTTGCCGGCGAATTTTTTCTCCATCAATGCATTGTCGGCGAAAGCCGGGGATTGCAGGTTAAACAGTTCATTTGCGTATGCCTGTCCACCGAACAACAGCAGCGCGCTACAGAGCGCTCCACGCAGTTTACAATTCA
The Kosakonia oryzae genome window above contains:
- a CDS encoding YbhB/YbcL family Raf kinase inhibitor-like protein, with protein sequence MNCKLRGALCSALLLFGGQAYANELFNLQSPAFADNALMEKKFAGNASNNPNCTGENQSPALVWSNPPASTKSFALLVHDPEGANGLGVTHLVAYNISPSTTGFALNDLRDGKHYTGGKNSPGNLRWHGPCPPPGSGAHHYTFTLIATSLPPTLPEGLTREALLDKLKGHALAASGLIGRFGQ